The Burkholderia pyrrocinia genomic sequence AAACTGCCCGACGTCGGCACGACGATCTTCACGGTGATCGGCCAGCTGGCCGCGCAACACGATGCGTTGAACCTGTCGCAGGGCGCGCCGAATTTCGCGCCCGATCCGGTGCTCGTCGAAGGCGTCGCGCGCGCGATGCTCGACGGGCACAACCAATACTCGCCGATGGCCGGCGTGATGGCGCTGCGCGAGCGGCTCGCCGAGAAGACCGAGGCGCTGTACGGGGCGCGCTACGACCCGGCGACCGAGATCACGGTGATCGCGAGCGCGAGCGAAGGGCTGTACGCGGCGATCAGCGCGCTCGTGCATCCGGGCGACGAAGTGATCTATTTCGAGCCGTCGTTCGACAGCTATGCGCCGATCGTGCGGCTGCAGGGCGCGACGCCGGTCGCGATCAAGCTGTCACCCGAGCATTTCCGCGTGAACTGGGACGAGGTGGCCGCGGCGATCACGCCGCGCACGCGGATGATCATCGTGAACACGCCGCACAACCCGACCGCGACCGTGTTCTCCGCCGACGATCTCGAGCGGCTCGCGCAGCTCACGCGCGACACCGGCATCGTGATCCTGTCCGACGAGGTCTACGAGCACGTCGTATTCGACGGCGCGCTGCACCAGAGCGTGGCGCGCCACCGCGAGCTGGCCGAGCGCAGCGTGATCGTGTCGTCGTTCGGCAAGTCGTTCCACGTGACCGGCTGGCGGGTCGGTCATTGCCTGGCGCCCGCCGAGCTGATGGACGAGATCCGCAAGGTGCACCAGTTCATGGTGTTCGCGGCCGACACGCCGATGCAGGTCGCGTTCGCGGAGATCCTCGCGCGGCCGGACAGCTATCTCGGCCTGTCCGCGTTCTACCAGGCCAAGCGCGACCTGCTCGCACGCGAGCTGGCCGATTCGCGTTTCGAGCTGCTGCCGAGCGAAGGTTCGTTCTTCATGCTCGCGCGCTTCCGGCACTTCTCGGACGAAAGCGACAACGATTTCGTGCTGCGCCTGATCCGCGACGCGCGCGTCGCGACGATTCCGCTGTCGGCGTTCTATACCGACGGCACCGACGCCGGCGTGATCCGGCTCAGTTTTTCGAAGGACGACGCGACGCTGGTCGAAGGCGCGCGGCGGCTGCGTTCGCTGTAAGTAAGGAAACCGGCGACGAGGACGTCGCATCGACCAGACCCAGGAGATCACGATGAAGCACACGGCAACCCTGAAACTCGCATTCGCACTCGCGTGCGCAATCGGCTCCGGCGCGGCGCTCGCCGATACGCAGACGCTGCGCTTCGGCCTCGAGGCGCAATACCCGCCGTTCGAATCGAAAGCGCCGAACGGCGACCTGCAGGGCTTCGACATCGACGTCGGCAATGCCGTCTGCCAGACGGCGAAGCTGTCGTGCAAATGGGTCGAGACGTCGTTCGACGGCCTGATTCCCGCGCTGAAGGGCCGCAAGTTCGACGCGATCAACTCGGCGATGAACGCGACCGAGCAGCGGCGCCAGGCGATCGACTTCACGACGATCATCTATCGCGTGCCGACCCAGCTGATCGCGCGCACCGGCAGCGGCCTGCTGCCGACGCCCGAATCGCTGAAGGGCAAGCGCGTCGGCGTGCTGCAGGCGTCGATCCAGGAAACCTTCGCGAAGGCGCACTGGGAACCGGCCGGCGTCGCGGTCGTCGCGTACCAGGACCAGAACCAGGCGTATGCGGACCTCGTGGCGGGCCGCCTCGACGCGACGCTGGTGCTCGCGCCGTCCGGCCAGCGCGGCTTCCTGTCGCGCCCGGACGGCAAGGGCTTCTCGTTCGTCGGCCAGCCCGTGCACGACGACCGGATCCTCGGCAGCGGCATCGCATTCGGCCTGCGCAAGGGCGACGACGCGCTGAAGGCGAAGCTCGACGCGGCGATCGACAAGCTGAAGGCGGACGGCACGGTGAAGTCGCTCGGCCTGAAGTATTTCGGCGATATCGACATCTCGACGAAGTAAGCGGGGCCGCGCGCGATGCAGAACCCGAACCCGGCCGCCGCGGGCGGCGAACAGGGCGGCGCGCCGCTGTCGGACGATGCGCTCGATGCCGTGCTCGTCGCCGAACTGGGCGACGCGCTCGTCACGCGCGCGGCCGACATCGATCCGCGCTACTTCACCGCGTACAACGAGCCGGCCGGCGTGCGACCGCGTGCGCTGGTGCGCCCGCGCAGCGTCGACGACGTGTCGCGCACGCTCGCGCTGTGCACGCGGCTCGGCCAGCCGGTCGTGCCGCAAGGCGGGTTGACGGGGCTCGCACGCGGCGCGGTCGCGCTCGGCGGCGAGGTGGTGTTGTCGATGGAACGCTTCACGGGTATCGAAGCGCTCGACGCGGCGGCCGGCACGATGACCGTGCGCGCCGGGACGCCGCTGCAGACGGTGCAGGAAGCCGCGGAAGCGGCGGGCTTCACGTTCGGCGTCGATCTCGGTGCGCGCGGCTCGTGCCAGATCGGCGGCATGCTCGCGACCAATGCGGGCGGCACGCGCGCGATCCGCTACGGGATGATGCGCGAGCAGGTGCTCGGGCTCGAGGCCGTGCTCGCGGACGGCACGGTCGTGTCGTCGATGAACCGGATGTTGAAGAACAACGCGGGCTACGACCTGAAGCAGCTGTTCATCGGCAGCGAGGGGACGCTCGGCGTCGTCACGCGCGCCGTGCTGCGGCTGCATCCGTTGCTCGCCGCGCCGGCCACCGCACTCTGCCGCGTGCGCGACTACGACGCGGTGGTCGGATTGTGGAACCGCGTGCGCACGCTGCCCGAGGTCGTCAGCTTCGAGGCGATGTGGCCGGCGTTCTATGACTACGTCGCGCGCCACACGCCGGGCGTCACTGCGCCATTCGCAGGTGACGGCGGTTTCGCGGTGCTGATCGAGTGCGCGACGAGCGCGCCGGGCGGCGATGCGCATCACGCGCTGGAAACCGGCCTCGCGGCGGGGATCGATGCAGGGCTCGTGGACGATGCGGTGCTCGCGACGTCGGAGCGGCAGGCGCGCGACCTGTGGACGCTGCGCGAAGGCCTCGCGATCGATGCGCTGCCGCAACTCGTCAACTTCGACGTGAGTTTGCCGACGGGCGAGCTCGGCGCGTTCGCCGAGCGCTGCGAGGCGGCGCTGCGCTCGCGCTGGCCGGCGCTCACGTGCCTGTTCTTCGGCCATGTCGGCGACGGCAACGTGCATATCGGCGTGTCGCTGGCCGGGATGACCGACGCGGACGCCGACGCGCTCGATCACTGCGTGTACGCGGTGGTGCGGGACATGGGTGGCTCGGTGTCGGCCGAGCACGGGATCGGGGTGCTCAAACGTCCTTATCTCGCGCACACGCGCAGCGACGCTGAAATCGGGCTGATGCGGTGCCTGAAGGCTGCGCTGGACCCGCGCGGCATCCTGAATCCCGGCAAGGTGCTTTGACCGAGGCGATTCCCGTTGCTGGCGGGAGTCAGCCTTCGTTACTTGTCAGCCGTCCACCCAGCGCAGCGCGCCGATCTTCAGGTGTTCGACGACGCTGCGCGCCCAGTCGAGCTCCGCATTGAGCAGCACGAGCGCGTGTTCGTTCTGCAGCAGGAACAGGCGCGGCACCTGGTCGGCCTGCGCGGCGTTGCGCAGCGCTTCCAGACGCTCGCGCTCGGCGTCGAGCCGGGTAATCCGGAGTTCGAGCTGGTGTCGTGCATCTTCGGCATCGAGCAGCGGCAGGAACGCGAGGCCGGCACCGAACACCGGATATTCGCGCGCGGGCTCTGCGAGCAGTGCATGCAGCCACGCCTGGCCCGCCGTGTGCCCGGCCTCGGTCAGCGCATACAGCGTGCGCTCGGGAAAGGCGCCGTCGCGCTCGGTGTCGTGCACGGCGATCAGCCCGTCGCGCAGCAGCCGGTCGATCGTCTGATAGAGGCTCGTGCGCTGCCGCACGTTGACGACTTCGTCGTATCCGCGGGCCTTCAGTTGCTGCAGCATCCCGTACGGATGCATCGGCGTTTCGGTGAGCGTCGCGAGGACGGCCAGTGCGAGCGGGGACGGGCGGCTCGTTGACATGAATAGTTATGCGGTATCTAGTAAGAATATAACTATTCTCAATCAGACCATCTTATTTCACAAGGGTTTCAGCCGAGGTGCGAGCGCTTCGCGGCCGGCGCGACGGTTTCCATCGTCGCGAGACCGTGCACGATTCCGCAATCCTCGACCGAATGCTCGCCGACACACTGGCGGCGCAATTCGGTGAGCTGGTCGCGCAGATGCGTGAGTTCCGCGAGGCGCGCGTCGACGTGTCCGATGTGGTCGTCGAGCAGCGAATTGATCGAATCGCAGCGGTCGGCAGGCGTGTCGGTGAGCCGCAGCAGTGCGCGAATCTCGTCGTGCGCCATGTCGAGCGCGCGGCAGTTGCGGATGAAGCGCAGCCGTTCCACGTGCACGTCGGTGTAGTTGCGGTAGTTCGCGTCGGTGCGCTCCGCGTCCGGCATCAGCCCCTCTTTCTCGTAGAAACGGATCGTCTCGGGCGTGCAGCGGGCCGCTTTGGCCAGTTCGCCAATCTTCATGCCTTTCTCCCGTGTAAGGGTTGACCTTGTAGTGGCTTCAGGGTGTTAACTCTACACCGTCAAGCCATAAAGGAGGTTGTCATGACCGACGCCCAGCGTACCCACGACCCACGACACCGCCATGCCGGCGGCGCCGACACGTGCTGCGCCGACGCGCGCGACACGCACGCGGCGACCGTTGCCAACGCGGCGCCGGCGGCCGGCGAGCACGCGCACGGCGACGCCGCATCGCGCGGCCATGACCATGATCACGACCCTGCACGCGGCGACGCGCATCTGCACGGTGCCGAGTGCTCGCACGACCATGCCGGTCATGACGATGCAGGCCACGACCACGATCACGATCATGCGCACGGCGGCGCATATGTACACGGTGCCGCGTGCTCGCACGGCCACGCCGCGCACGATCACGCCGGTCACGACCACGACCACGACCACGACCACGACCACGACCACGACCACGACCACGACCACGCGGCCGGCGACTGCTGCGCCCCCGCCGCGTTGACGCTCGCACCGCTGCCGGTCGCGCAGGCGACCGCATCGGGCCACGTGCGCTCCGCGTTCCGGATCATGCAGATGGACTGCCCGACCGAGGAGACGCTGATCCGCAAGAAGCTCGGCGGGATGAGCGAGGTGTCGGCGCTCGAATTCAACCTGATGCAGCGGATGCTGACCGTCGAGCACGTGCCGGGCGCCCAGCCGGCGATCGAAAGTGCGATCCGCACGCTCGGGATGACGCCCGAGGCCGCAGCGGCCGGCGCGCCGGCGGCGCGCGTCGCCGACGCGCCCGCGAAGCCTTGGTGGCCGCTGGCGCTGGCGGGCGTTGCCGCGATCGCGTCCGAGGGGGCGACCTGGGCCGGCCTGCCCGTGTGGCTGTCGGCGGCGCTCGCGCTCGCGGCGGTGCTCGCGTGCGGGCTCACTACGTACAAGAAGGGCTGGATCGCGATTCGCAACGGCAACCTGAACATCAACGCGCTGATGAGCATCGCGGTGACGGGCGCGATGGCGATCGGCCAGTGGCCGGAAGCCGCGATGGTGATGGTGCTGTTCACGATCGCCGAGCTGATCGAGGCGAAGTCGCTCGACCGCGCGCGCAATGCGATCCAGGGCCTGATGCAGCTCGCGCCGGACACCGCGACCGTGCAGGATGCCGACGGGTCGTGGCGCACCATCGAGGCCGCGCAGGTCGCGCTCGGCGCGGTCGTGCGCGTGAAGCCGGGCGAGCGGATCGGGCTCGACGGCGAAGTCGTTGCCGGCCGCTCGACGGTCAACCAGGCGCCGATCACCGGCGAGAGCCTGCCTGTCGAAAAGACGGCCGGCGATGCCGTGTACGCAGGCACGATCAACGAAGCGGGTTCGTTCGAATACCGTGTGACGGCCGTCGCCGCCAACTCGACGCTCGCGCGGATCATCCACGCGGTCGAGGAGGCGCAGGGCGCGAAGGCGCCGACGCAGCGCTTCGTCGACCAGTTCGCGCGCGTCTACACGCCGATCGTGTTCGCAGTCGCGCTGCTGGTCGCGGTGGTGCCGCCGCTCGTGATGGGCGGCGCGTGGCACGACTGGATCTACCGCGCGCTGGTGCTGCTCGTGATCGCATGCCCATGCGCACTGGTGATCTCGACGCCGGTGACGATCGTGTCGGGGCTCGCGGCCGCGGCGCGGCGCGGGATTCTCGTGAAGGGCGGCGTCTATCTGGAAGAAGGACGCAAGCTCGCGTGGCTCGCGCTCGACAAGACTGGCACGATCACGCACGGCAAGCCGGTGCAGACCGACTTCGACGCGCATGCGACCGACGTCGATGCCGAGCGTATCCGGCACCTCGGCGCGAGCCTCGCCGCGCGCTCGGATCACCCGGTGTCGCAGGCGATCGCGGCCGCGGCGCGCGACGCCGGAACGGCGGCGTTCGCCGATGTGCAGGACTTCGAAGCACTGGTCGGGCGCGGCGTGCGCGGCACGATCGACGGCGCGCGCTACTGGCTCGGCAACCACCGGCTCGTCGAGGAACTCGAGCGCTGCTCGCCGGCCCTCGAAACGAAGCTCGATGCGCTCGAGCGGCAGGGCAAGAGCGTCGTGGTGCTGGTCGACGACACGCGCGTGCTCGGCATCTTCGCGGTAGCCGACACGATCAAGGACACGAGCCGCGACGCGATCGCCGACCTGCATGCGCTCGGCATCCGCACCGCGATGCTGACGGGCGACAACCCGCACACCGCGCAAGCCATCGCGCAGCAGGCCGGCATCGACGACGCGCGCGGCAACCAGTTGCCCGAGGACAAGCTCGCGGCGGTCGGGGAACTGTCGGCCGGCGGCGCGGGCGCGGTCGGGATGGTCGGCGACGGGATCAACGACGCGCCGGCGCTCGCGCGCGCCGACATCGGTTTCGCGATGGGCGCGATGGGCACCGACACGGCGATCGAGACGGCCGACGTCGCGCTGATGGACGACGACCTGCGCAAGATTCCCGCGTTCGTGCGGCTGTCGCGCGCGACGCACCGCGTACTGGTGCAGAACATCGGCTTCGCGCTCGGCGTGAAGATCGTGTTCCTCGGCCTCACGGTCGCGGGGCTCGGCACGATGTGGATGGCGGTATTCGCGGACGCGGGCGCGAGCCTGATCGTCGTCGCCAACGGCTTGCGGCTGCTGTCGTCCTCCGGGGCGTTCGGCGGCGCGCAGGCCACGCGTTGAGGAGCGTGCGATGAGTTTTCTGAAACGGATCCTGGGTGGGCACGGCAGCGGGCACGGCGGTGGGCACGGCAACAGCGGTGGCGGGCATCACGGCGGGCAGCGCCGGGACGGGCACGGCGGCCACGATGCGCGTGGCCGCGATCGTCACGGCTGGGGCTGGCAGGCACCGACCGATGGTCAAGGCGGCCAGGGCGGCAACGCGCCGCTGAGCCAGCTCGCCTGCGCGGGCTGCGGCGCGCTCAACGCGGCGGATGCGCGCTTCTGCGCGCAGTGCGGTACGGCGCAACGCGGCAGGGCTTGCAGCCGCTGCCACGCGGCGCTGGCCGCCGACGCGCGCTTCTGCCCGGGCTGCGGGACACAGGCCGGCTAACGTGCAATCGCCGGCCTGGTTGCCCGCGTCAGAATCGTCGCCGACGGCATGGCCTCTGGAACTGGCGTCGCCCTGGAACAGCGCGCCGGCTCGCCCAAGCGTCCCGGCCCTTCGATCAGCGCAGCGGCAGGTAAATCTCGGTGCGCAGGTCGGCCGGCGCCGCATCCATCGGCGTATTGAGGTACAGCTCGAACGGCGGTGCG encodes the following:
- a CDS encoding pyridoxal phosphate-dependent aminotransferase, giving the protein MRSATAPRSKLPDVGTTIFTVIGQLAAQHDALNLSQGAPNFAPDPVLVEGVARAMLDGHNQYSPMAGVMALRERLAEKTEALYGARYDPATEITVIASASEGLYAAISALVHPGDEVIYFEPSFDSYAPIVRLQGATPVAIKLSPEHFRVNWDEVAAAITPRTRMIIVNTPHNPTATVFSADDLERLAQLTRDTGIVILSDEVYEHVVFDGALHQSVARHRELAERSVIVSSFGKSFHVTGWRVGHCLAPAELMDEIRKVHQFMVFAADTPMQVAFAEILARPDSYLGLSAFYQAKRDLLARELADSRFELLPSEGSFFMLARFRHFSDESDNDFVLRLIRDARVATIPLSAFYTDGTDAGVIRLSFSKDDATLVEGARRLRSL
- a CDS encoding ABC transporter substrate-binding protein; its protein translation is MKHTATLKLAFALACAIGSGAALADTQTLRFGLEAQYPPFESKAPNGDLQGFDIDVGNAVCQTAKLSCKWVETSFDGLIPALKGRKFDAINSAMNATEQRRQAIDFTTIIYRVPTQLIARTGSGLLPTPESLKGKRVGVLQASIQETFAKAHWEPAGVAVVAYQDQNQAYADLVAGRLDATLVLAPSGQRGFLSRPDGKGFSFVGQPVHDDRILGSGIAFGLRKGDDALKAKLDAAIDKLKADGTVKSLGLKYFGDIDISTK
- a CDS encoding FAD-binding oxidoreductase, yielding MQNPNPAAAGGEQGGAPLSDDALDAVLVAELGDALVTRAADIDPRYFTAYNEPAGVRPRALVRPRSVDDVSRTLALCTRLGQPVVPQGGLTGLARGAVALGGEVVLSMERFTGIEALDAAAGTMTVRAGTPLQTVQEAAEAAGFTFGVDLGARGSCQIGGMLATNAGGTRAIRYGMMREQVLGLEAVLADGTVVSSMNRMLKNNAGYDLKQLFIGSEGTLGVVTRAVLRLHPLLAAPATALCRVRDYDAVVGLWNRVRTLPEVVSFEAMWPAFYDYVARHTPGVTAPFAGDGGFAVLIECATSAPGGDAHHALETGLAAGIDAGLVDDAVLATSERQARDLWTLREGLAIDALPQLVNFDVSLPTGELGAFAERCEAALRSRWPALTCLFFGHVGDGNVHIGVSLAGMTDADADALDHCVYAVVRDMGGSVSAEHGIGVLKRPYLAHTRSDAEIGLMRCLKAALDPRGILNPGKVL
- a CDS encoding PadR family transcriptional regulator — its product is MSTSRPSPLALAVLATLTETPMHPYGMLQQLKARGYDEVVNVRQRTSLYQTIDRLLRDGLIAVHDTERDGAFPERTLYALTEAGHTAGQAWLHALLAEPAREYPVFGAGLAFLPLLDAEDARHQLELRITRLDAERERLEALRNAAQADQVPRLFLLQNEHALVLLNAELDWARSVVEHLKIGALRWVDG
- the cadR gene encoding Cd(II)/Pb(II)-responsive transcriptional regulator, producing MKIGELAKAARCTPETIRFYEKEGLMPDAERTDANYRNYTDVHVERLRFIRNCRALDMAHDEIRALLRLTDTPADRCDSINSLLDDHIGHVDARLAELTHLRDQLTELRRQCVGEHSVEDCGIVHGLATMETVAPAAKRSHLG
- a CDS encoding heavy metal translocating P-type ATPase, whose product is MTDAQRTHDPRHRHAGGADTCCADARDTHAATVANAAPAAGEHAHGDAASRGHDHDHDPARGDAHLHGAECSHDHAGHDDAGHDHDHDHAHGGAYVHGAACSHGHAAHDHAGHDHDHDHDHDHDHDHDHDHAAGDCCAPAALTLAPLPVAQATASGHVRSAFRIMQMDCPTEETLIRKKLGGMSEVSALEFNLMQRMLTVEHVPGAQPAIESAIRTLGMTPEAAAAGAPAARVADAPAKPWWPLALAGVAAIASEGATWAGLPVWLSAALALAAVLACGLTTYKKGWIAIRNGNLNINALMSIAVTGAMAIGQWPEAAMVMVLFTIAELIEAKSLDRARNAIQGLMQLAPDTATVQDADGSWRTIEAAQVALGAVVRVKPGERIGLDGEVVAGRSTVNQAPITGESLPVEKTAGDAVYAGTINEAGSFEYRVTAVAANSTLARIIHAVEEAQGAKAPTQRFVDQFARVYTPIVFAVALLVAVVPPLVMGGAWHDWIYRALVLLVIACPCALVISTPVTIVSGLAAAARRGILVKGGVYLEEGRKLAWLALDKTGTITHGKPVQTDFDAHATDVDAERIRHLGASLAARSDHPVSQAIAAAARDAGTAAFADVQDFEALVGRGVRGTIDGARYWLGNHRLVEELERCSPALETKLDALERQGKSVVVLVDDTRVLGIFAVADTIKDTSRDAIADLHALGIRTAMLTGDNPHTAQAIAQQAGIDDARGNQLPEDKLAAVGELSAGGAGAVGMVGDGINDAPALARADIGFAMGAMGTDTAIETADVALMDDDLRKIPAFVRLSRATHRVLVQNIGFALGVKIVFLGLTVAGLGTMWMAVFADAGASLIVVANGLRLLSSSGAFGGAQATR
- a CDS encoding zinc ribbon domain-containing protein, whose product is MSFLKRILGGHGSGHGGGHGNSGGGHHGGQRRDGHGGHDARGRDRHGWGWQAPTDGQGGQGGNAPLSQLACAGCGALNAADARFCAQCGTAQRGRACSRCHAALAADARFCPGCGTQAG